A stretch of the Candidatus Jettenia sp. AMX2 genome encodes the following:
- a CDS encoding type II secretion system F family protein, whose amino-acid sequence MDITLLLPGIIFIGVLLSVLVISLRIRSLMERRKLLRKVEMKGYTQAQAGSSLSITTIIKLYQERIKQSIARIAGTFGSAAKPKKEEEVSHIGKMLSAIGYRGRNVVLVFFGIKFLCIILLPAGLFFLRFLIKRPVPPVLFFLLLIIFALLGSYIPNIWLRIKVARRKEKIMEGFPDALDLLVVCVESGMGLDAAIDRVGEEMKLSNAPLSEELRLYNMEMRVGKSRVDALKSLAGRTDLEDMKSLVTLLIQTDKFGTSMAQALRIHSDTMRGQRHQRAEEKAAKLPVKLLIPLVFCIFPALFVVILGPAIIQTIRVFNR is encoded by the coding sequence ATGGATATTACCCTTTTACTGCCAGGAATCATCTTTATCGGCGTACTGCTTTCGGTACTGGTTATTTCCCTCCGCATCAGATCACTCATGGAACGCCGCAAGCTACTCCGGAAGGTTGAAATGAAAGGGTACACCCAGGCACAGGCAGGGTCGTCACTCTCAATCACAACGATCATTAAACTGTATCAGGAACGTATAAAGCAATCCATTGCCCGGATTGCCGGCACGTTCGGAAGCGCTGCAAAGCCCAAAAAGGAAGAAGAGGTTTCCCATATCGGGAAGATGCTGTCAGCCATCGGGTACCGCGGCAGGAATGTTGTGTTGGTTTTCTTCGGCATTAAGTTCCTTTGCATCATATTATTACCCGCTGGTCTTTTCTTCCTCAGGTTCCTGATCAAAAGGCCTGTCCCCCCCGTGCTATTTTTCCTGCTTCTCATCATATTTGCGCTGCTGGGATCGTATATACCGAATATCTGGCTCCGGATAAAGGTTGCCCGCAGGAAAGAGAAGATCATGGAAGGGTTTCCCGATGCGCTTGATTTGCTGGTTGTATGTGTCGAGTCGGGTATGGGACTCGATGCGGCAATTGACCGGGTCGGAGAAGAGATGAAACTCAGCAATGCGCCGCTCAGTGAAGAACTAAGGCTTTATAACATGGAAATGCGGGTGGGAAAGTCACGGGTGGATGCGCTGAAGAGCCTCGCAGGCAGGACAGACCTGGAGGATATGAAGAGCCTGGTAACACTCCTGATCCAGACTGACAAGTTCGGCACGAGCATGGCGCAGGCATTGAGGATCCATTCTGACACCATGCGGGGGCAAAGACATCAAAGGGCTGAGGAAAAGGCTGCAAAATTACCGGTAAAGCTACTGATCCCTTTGGTTTTTTGTATCTTCCCTGCACTTTTTGTCGTCATCCTTGGACCGGCCATTATCCAAACAATCCGTGTCTTTAACCGTTGA
- the cas2 gene encoding CRISPR-associated endonuclease Cas2 — MKSNYIVCYDISDEKRLRQVFKTLKGIGTHIQYSVFFCKLTWQELTGLKERLEGIVDSKKDDIRIYSLPSNVRCVVLGQGDRLPEGVELFL, encoded by the coding sequence ATGAAGAGCAACTATATTGTCTGTTACGACATTTCCGATGAAAAAAGACTCAGACAGGTGTTCAAAACGCTCAAGGGGATAGGCACGCATATCCAGTATTCGGTATTTTTTTGTAAACTTACCTGGCAGGAACTGACAGGGTTGAAGGAAAGGCTTGAGGGTATTGTTGATAGTAAAAAGGATGATATACGGATCTATTCGCTGCCATCAAATGTCAGGTGCGTAGTGCTTGGTCAGGGTGACCGGCTTCCGGAGGGTGTGGAGTTGTTTTTGTGA
- a CDS encoding type II secretion system F family protein → MELIISIAVFVTTILIACAVFLVIREKQRGSGRIRKQLRELTGESGKDLPVDILRKRRSQSSIPWLDRLFRSIPFLQRIDRLLLQSNLQYPLGVFIMASFVMAFVGYFAVSQLLNIHLLSLLAAGFLGMTPFFYMSLKKKQRMQKFERQFPDALDLIARSLKAGHSLSGGLQMVGQEFEDPIKTEFSRMHDEINFGIGIREALMNLTRRVDCKNLSYFAVALSIQRETGGDLCEILEKISRLTRERFKLQGRIRALSAEGKLSGIVLIAIPLLVAFALSIINPDYIKVLISDPLGKRLITGAIVMLVIGVIAIRKLVAIKV, encoded by the coding sequence ATGGAACTGATTATCAGCATTGCGGTATTTGTTACTACCATCCTTATTGCCTGCGCGGTATTTTTGGTAATCAGGGAGAAGCAGAGGGGATCAGGCCGGATCCGGAAGCAGCTCAGGGAACTGACGGGAGAATCAGGAAAAGACCTGCCGGTGGACATCTTGAGGAAAAGGCGTTCGCAGAGCAGTATCCCGTGGCTCGACCGGTTGTTCCGGAGCATCCCGTTTTTGCAAAGGATCGACCGCCTTCTCCTCCAGTCAAACCTCCAGTATCCCCTTGGTGTCTTTATCATGGCCTCATTTGTCATGGCATTTGTCGGGTATTTTGCTGTATCACAGTTATTAAATATCCATCTGCTGTCATTGCTGGCGGCAGGATTCCTCGGCATGACCCCTTTTTTCTATATGTCCCTTAAAAAGAAACAGAGGATGCAGAAATTTGAACGGCAGTTTCCCGATGCCCTTGACCTTATTGCGCGGTCGCTGAAGGCAGGGCATTCCCTTTCGGGCGGGTTGCAGATGGTGGGCCAGGAGTTTGAGGACCCTATCAAAACCGAATTTTCCAGGATGCACGATGAGATCAATTTTGGAATCGGCATCAGGGAGGCGCTCATGAACCTGACCAGGCGGGTCGATTGTAAAAACCTCAGCTACTTTGCCGTGGCCCTCAGTATCCAGAGGGAAACCGGTGGAGACCTTTGTGAAATACTGGAGAAGATCAGCCGTCTTACCCGTGAACGGTTCAAGCTGCAGGGCCGTATCCGTGCCCTGTCTGCGGAGGGGAAACTCTCCGGTATTGTGTTAATTGCCATACCACTACTCGTTGCATTTGCTTTATCGATTATAAATCCCGATTATATAAAGGTTCTGATAAGTGACCCTCTTGGGAAAAGACTCATAACGGGAGCCATCGTTATGTTGGTTATCGGGGTTATTGCCATAAGAAAACTTGTCGCAATCAAAGTTTAG
- a CDS encoding CRISPR-associated endonuclease Cas1 produces MEKTLYLNENSTLSVTLDGPSIVVKEEGKSGRRVPARVIQRVVITGNIKLETGLITLFTQNNVPVTFLDKKGDRVAVTLPYKDYLPGQYKAQKTFFESDYSRRRYMIFLRAYRQRVQIDVLKRLLKRQVPEKFVTVGLKEEDYRQVIDVAIAPYGQKFQQVRNAVAAVFTEMVVGKLIASELDPHMGVMHRRRDFGLVLDICHIFGSEIDIQSIQYLKGRKRTGHYAKEMSSVDMKDIAVRFENRKETLVLMTDHIIDGIFELIRELRISGESSRFL; encoded by the coding sequence ATGGAAAAGACACTTTACCTGAATGAGAATTCAACGCTCAGCGTTACTCTTGACGGGCCTTCCATAGTAGTAAAAGAAGAAGGAAAGTCCGGCAGGCGCGTGCCTGCCCGGGTCATTCAACGGGTAGTAATTACCGGAAATATCAAACTGGAAACCGGTTTGATAACACTTTTTACACAAAACAACGTTCCGGTGACGTTTCTTGATAAGAAGGGTGACCGGGTTGCCGTAACACTGCCATACAAGGACTATCTGCCGGGACAGTATAAGGCGCAGAAGACATTTTTTGAGTCGGATTATAGCCGTAGAAGATATATGATCTTCCTGAGGGCTTATCGCCAGAGGGTTCAGATTGACGTTTTGAAACGGCTTTTGAAAAGGCAGGTACCGGAAAAGTTCGTTACGGTTGGACTCAAAGAGGAAGATTACCGGCAGGTGATAGATGTCGCCATAGCGCCGTATGGGCAAAAATTTCAGCAGGTACGGAACGCCGTTGCAGCAGTCTTTACAGAAATGGTCGTTGGCAAACTCATAGCGTCAGAACTCGACCCTCATATGGGGGTGATGCACCGGAGGCGTGATTTTGGACTTGTCCTGGATATTTGCCATATATTCGGCTCTGAGATAGATATACAGTCCATTCAGTACTTGAAGGGGAGAAAGAGAACCGGTCATTATGCAAAAGAGATGTCATCCGTGGATATGAAGGATATTGCCGTGCGGTTTGAGAACAGGAAAGAGACCCTGGTTCTTATGACAGATCACATTATTGATGGTATATTTGAGCTTATCAGAGAACTGAGGATAAGCGGAGAATCAAGCCGGTTTCTATAA
- a CDS encoding AAA family ATPase, with protein sequence MYDKNISVKLEIKNQKVREEIEEILISLKGFQISHKPLLPPDNESRNLLLQKLVKKSPMTQENGYCDLLISEIGEDNPKEELHMVSTLHTYGIVREVFLTSSITSQEILIEILKIGVRGFFPQPINRDEIVAALMKIKGIKGQEKTETAPVKKGKILCVFGCKGGVGTTTVAVNLAASLAGQENAPSVVLVDMNRFLGEMPLMLNIEPLFDWVRVARNISRLDELYLLSVLIKHPSGISVLPAPADLTEDHPVSSQSVETLFKFMQTMFDYIVIDCGRNLVDTRALLKISDTVLLVSELDLLCTVNLRKLLEGFRKYGYPLNTEIVVNRFQKYQDISLTEFEESVKKKALCCIPNAYRVSMNAINQGKPFPMMAQGTPIHKKFEELASFFPEKKAEKKEKGSFFLSSLFSQKKT encoded by the coding sequence ATGTATGATAAAAACATTTCTGTGAAACTGGAAATAAAGAACCAGAAGGTGCGGGAAGAGATAGAAGAGATACTCATTTCGCTGAAGGGATTTCAGATCTCTCACAAACCACTGCTGCCCCCGGATAACGAATCACGCAATCTCCTGCTTCAGAAGCTCGTCAAAAAATCACCTATGACACAGGAAAACGGATATTGTGACCTGCTGATCAGTGAGATAGGGGAAGATAACCCGAAGGAGGAGTTGCATATGGTAAGCACCCTTCATACATACGGCATTGTCCGGGAGGTTTTCCTGACATCATCAATCACAAGCCAGGAGATCCTGATCGAGATATTAAAGATCGGGGTCAGGGGGTTTTTCCCACAACCCATTAACCGGGATGAGATAGTGGCCGCCCTTATGAAGATAAAAGGGATAAAGGGACAAGAAAAGACCGAAACGGCGCCGGTAAAAAAGGGAAAGATTCTTTGTGTATTCGGTTGTAAGGGCGGGGTGGGGACGACCACGGTTGCGGTGAATCTCGCTGCAAGCCTTGCCGGGCAGGAAAACGCCCCTTCTGTGGTACTGGTAGATATGAATCGGTTTTTAGGGGAGATGCCGCTCATGCTGAATATAGAACCTCTCTTCGACTGGGTGCGGGTCGCCAGGAATATCTCAAGGCTGGATGAGTTGTATCTGCTGAGTGTCCTTATAAAACACCCTTCTGGTATATCTGTGCTTCCGGCGCCTGCCGATTTAACCGAGGACCATCCGGTATCCTCCCAATCCGTGGAAACGCTTTTTAAATTCATGCAGACGATGTTTGACTACATTGTCATTGACTGTGGAAGGAACCTGGTCGATACGAGGGCGCTTCTGAAGATATCCGACACCGTGCTGCTCGTCAGTGAGTTAGACCTCCTCTGTACCGTTAACCTCAGGAAGCTGCTGGAAGGTTTCCGGAAATACGGTTATCCGCTCAATACGGAAATCGTGGTAAACCGGTTCCAGAAATACCAGGACATCTCTTTGACAGAGTTTGAAGAGAGTGTAAAGAAAAAGGCGCTCTGCTGTATCCCTAACGCTTACAGGGTGTCGATGAATGCTATTAATCAGGGAAAACCCTTTCCCATGATGGCACAGGGGACCCCTATCCATAAAAAATTCGAGGAACTGGCGTCCTTCTTCCCGGAAAAGAAGGCAGAGAAAAAAGAGAAAGGTTCCTTTTTTCTGTCGTCTCTGTTCAGTCAGAAAAAGACGTAA
- a CDS encoding TadG family pilus assembly protein encodes MRTRIRLIAGLQDERGVVLIIISLTMVIFIGLAAFAIDIGHIAVVRNELRNAADAGALAGARVLYTSDSVNTLANGIAEDAAVANIAEGSPVEVLSVERGHWSFTLNTFWPNEDVLDLPELVGVTTEQLDLDPNFINAVRVQTGRIDTPASSFFSKIFGYDGFALQAEAVAYIGFAGTIMPEELDQPIGICAESILLDGTYQCNIGRMINSGQNVASSETGGWTDFNQDGNPCQGGTNSNAVNNLVCGNGNPNPIYYGDVVATSGGQIQNAFTSLMTCWENATNKQSPWELKLLVINCPGNNVGTCEQVVGAVTVNIVWITGAGNDPHYNEAPTVMSNWSSDDPDGVVRWNSFVNHFNLKNVDGSPAPYDKKGIYFLPSCEPHIVDSTSGGENFGVLATIPVLVK; translated from the coding sequence ATGAGAACACGCATTCGGCTAATCGCAGGATTACAGGATGAGCGGGGCGTTGTGCTTATTATCATTAGCCTGACGATGGTAATCTTTATCGGGCTTGCCGCCTTCGCTATTGATATTGGCCATATTGCCGTGGTCCGGAATGAACTACGGAATGCCGCAGACGCAGGCGCCCTTGCCGGGGCAAGGGTTCTCTATACATCGGATTCTGTGAATACACTTGCAAATGGAATAGCAGAAGACGCAGCAGTCGCAAATATCGCGGAAGGTTCACCCGTTGAAGTCTTGTCAGTAGAGAGGGGACACTGGAGCTTTACCCTGAATACCTTTTGGCCCAATGAAGACGTATTAGACCTTCCTGAACTTGTGGGGGTAACAACCGAACAACTGGACCTCGACCCGAATTTCATTAATGCCGTACGGGTACAGACGGGAAGGATAGATACACCTGCATCCTCTTTCTTCTCAAAGATATTTGGATACGACGGCTTTGCCCTGCAGGCAGAGGCTGTGGCCTATATCGGATTTGCAGGAACAATAATGCCTGAAGAACTTGATCAGCCAATTGGCATTTGTGCGGAAAGCATTCTGCTCGATGGCACCTATCAGTGTAATATCGGAAGAATGATCAACAGCGGTCAAAACGTAGCGAGCTCCGAGACCGGCGGGTGGACCGATTTTAACCAGGATGGTAACCCATGCCAGGGTGGTACCAATTCCAATGCAGTTAATAACCTGGTGTGCGGTAACGGAAATCCAAATCCGATCTATTACGGAGACGTTGTGGCAACAAGCGGCGGGCAGATACAGAATGCCTTCACCAGCCTGATGACGTGCTGGGAAAATGCAACCAATAAGCAATCCCCGTGGGAACTTAAGCTTCTGGTAATAAACTGTCCGGGTAACAATGTAGGCACTTGTGAACAGGTGGTAGGCGCCGTAACCGTCAATATCGTCTGGATAACCGGTGCGGGTAACGACCCCCATTACAATGAAGCTCCAACAGTTATGAGTAACTGGTCATCTGATGATCCCGACGGAGTGGTACGGTGGAATAGTTTTGTTAATCATTTTAATTTAAAAAATGTCGATGGAAGCCCTGCCCCATATGATAAAAAAGGTATCTATTTTTTGCCAAGCTGTGAACCCCACATAGTTGATAGCACAAGCGGCGGGGAGAATTTTGGTGTGCTGGCTACAATACCGGTACTGGTAAAATAG
- a CDS encoding TadE/TadG family type IV pilus assembly protein gives MKKLIRQKGVATIEFAIILPLLIILVFGIIEFSLLLYDKQVITNASREGARKGIVFRHPARVTNAEITEVVNAYCSNYLITFGSPAAPVTTITRTGMNSGDELTVAVSYTYNFLIIPKFITSLTGTKTINAVTVMRME, from the coding sequence ATGAAGAAATTAATACGCCAAAAAGGGGTGGCAACCATAGAGTTTGCCATTATTCTCCCATTACTTATTATACTGGTATTCGGGATCATTGAGTTCAGCCTGCTCCTGTATGACAAACAGGTCATTACGAATGCAAGCAGGGAAGGGGCGCGTAAGGGGATTGTATTCCGGCATCCTGCCAGAGTAACGAATGCAGAGATAACGGAGGTAGTGAATGCGTATTGTTCAAACTACCTGATCACCTTCGGCTCCCCTGCCGCACCTGTTACTACTATTACGAGAACCGGGATGAACAGCGGGGATGAGCTTACGGTTGCCGTGTCATATACCTATAATTTTCTGATAATCCCTAAATTTATTACGAGCCTTACCGGAACAAAAACAATCAACGCTGTGACGGTAATGAGGATGGAATAA
- a CDS encoding CpaF family protein — MPLLKEGNGSLLVENEFQELKAKVHDRLVEVLDLSLVHSVDQDVLKYEIKRVIERILSEERRIPFNAEEKEQFCREVQDEVLGLGPLEPLMHDPTVTDVLVNTYQQIYVERHGRLELTGARFRDDTHLKNVIDRIVSAVGRRIDESCPMVDARLPDGSRVNAVVPPLAIDGPMLSIRRFAVTPLELEDLITLQTLNQEVGELLKGLVAAKLNILISGGTGTGKTTMLNVLSRFIPSHERIITIEDSAELQLKQEHVVRLETRPPNVEGKGEVTQRDLVKNSLRMRPDRIILGEIRSVEVIDMLQALNTGHEGSITTIHANTPRDALLRLETLVAMAGLNIPNEAIRKYISSALQIIIQVSRLVDGSRKIMSIQEVIGMEGNIILLQEIFSFKQQGLDEKGKVKGHFEVTRIMPKFLEKFHALGVPVPRALFDPAKAVSY; from the coding sequence ATGCCATTGTTAAAAGAAGGAAATGGCTCATTACTGGTAGAAAATGAATTTCAGGAACTGAAGGCTAAGGTACATGACCGTCTGGTAGAAGTACTGGATCTCTCGCTCGTTCATTCTGTTGATCAGGACGTATTGAAATACGAAATAAAAAGGGTAATAGAGCGGATATTATCAGAAGAGAGGCGCATCCCCTTCAACGCCGAAGAGAAGGAACAGTTCTGCCGGGAGGTACAGGATGAGGTGCTTGGCCTTGGCCCCCTTGAGCCACTCATGCATGACCCTACGGTTACCGACGTCCTCGTAAACACCTATCAGCAGATATACGTTGAACGGCACGGGAGGCTTGAGCTTACCGGGGCAAGGTTCAGGGATGATACCCATTTAAAAAATGTAATCGACAGGATTGTATCTGCAGTGGGACGCAGGATTGATGAATCCTGCCCGATGGTGGATGCAAGGCTGCCGGACGGTTCGCGTGTCAACGCTGTCGTCCCCCCCCTTGCCATAGACGGGCCGATGCTGTCGATCAGGCGTTTTGCTGTCACCCCCCTGGAACTGGAAGACCTGATTACCCTGCAAACGTTAAACCAGGAGGTAGGTGAGCTTTTAAAAGGACTTGTTGCCGCAAAGCTGAACATCCTGATATCCGGAGGTACCGGCACCGGTAAAACAACGATGCTAAACGTGCTTTCGCGGTTCATCCCTTCGCATGAGAGGATCATCACCATTGAGGACTCTGCCGAACTCCAGTTAAAACAGGAACACGTGGTACGGCTGGAAACCAGACCGCCAAATGTCGAAGGCAAGGGTGAGGTTACCCAGCGCGATCTGGTAAAGAACAGCCTGAGAATGCGGCCTGACCGCATTATCCTGGGTGAAATAAGGAGCGTTGAGGTTATTGACATGCTTCAGGCGCTGAATACCGGACACGAGGGGTCTATCACAACGATCCATGCCAATACTCCACGCGATGCCCTGCTGAGGCTGGAGACCCTGGTTGCCATGGCCGGGCTCAATATACCCAACGAAGCCATCAGAAAGTACATCAGTTCCGCCCTGCAGATTATTATCCAGGTTTCCCGCCTTGTTGACGGGAGCAGAAAGATCATGAGCATCCAGGAGGTTATCGGGATGGAAGGCAATATCATACTCCTCCAGGAGATATTTTCCTTTAAACAACAGGGGCTTGATGAAAAAGGCAAGGTGAAAGGACATTTTGAGGTTACCCGCATCATGCCAAAGTTTCTTGAGAAATTCCATGCGCTGGGTGTACCTGTCCCCCGCGCTCTTTTTGATCCTGCAAAAGCTGTTAGCTATTAA
- a CDS encoding tetratricopeptide repeat protein has product MIRDKNAGKRSTGIVAVRFMRSHLFFCILLLTVFITTTGCATQNEQRRFMKQRNEQMRLLEIQKNAADIDEKGLRNMPDMTAGEYVQSGNNYLRQGNEVMAFIQYDNALRLDPEQTEIRLKKGHLLLKRGLAEDAMKEFEQVLETDPRNAQAYEGKGMVFLTEGKPDKALENFRYAIHLNPKLWQAHAFMGIIYARQRQFDDAVGAYLTATGIDPHSSSLFNNLGMSYYLSGEYEKSVEAYSKALRKDPENKILYNNLGLALCMLERYEEAFRAFKKGGNEASAYNNIGYIYLRKKKYREALSAFEKAIETKPRFYVKAHENRKMAEAAMQETSEMKQ; this is encoded by the coding sequence ATGATTCGGGATAAAAATGCCGGAAAGAGGAGTACAGGAATTGTTGCCGTGAGGTTTATGCGTTCGCATCTCTTTTTCTGCATCCTGCTGCTCACTGTGTTCATTACAACAACAGGATGCGCCACACAGAATGAGCAGCGGAGGTTCATGAAACAACGGAATGAGCAGATGAGACTCCTGGAGATACAGAAAAATGCGGCGGATATCGATGAAAAAGGATTAAGGAATATGCCCGATATGACTGCGGGCGAATATGTACAATCGGGAAACAATTACCTGAGGCAGGGCAACGAGGTCATGGCTTTCATACAATATGATAATGCGCTTCGTTTAGATCCGGAACAAACAGAAATACGGTTAAAGAAAGGACACCTCCTTTTAAAAAGAGGCCTGGCGGAAGATGCCATGAAAGAGTTTGAGCAGGTTCTGGAAACAGATCCCCGTAATGCGCAGGCTTATGAAGGTAAAGGCATGGTATTTCTGACAGAAGGAAAACCGGACAAGGCACTGGAAAATTTCAGATATGCCATACACCTGAATCCAAAACTATGGCAGGCACACGCCTTTATGGGAATTATCTATGCCCGCCAGAGGCAATTTGATGATGCAGTCGGCGCATATCTTACTGCAACCGGCATTGACCCGCATTCAAGTTCCCTGTTCAATAATCTGGGGATGTCTTATTATCTGAGCGGAGAATATGAAAAATCGGTAGAGGCATACAGCAAGGCGTTGAGGAAGGATCCTGAAAACAAAATACTTTATAACAATCTGGGTCTGGCACTTTGCATGCTGGAACGATACGAAGAGGCATTCAGGGCCTTTAAAAAAGGCGGGAACGAGGCAAGCGCATATAATAATATCGGGTATATCTATCTGAGAAAAAAGAAATACCGGGAGGCACTCAGTGCATTTGAAAAGGCTATAGAAACGAAGCCACGTTTTTATGTGAAGGCTCACGAAAACAGAAAAATGGCCGAGGCAGCTATGCAGGAGACATCAGAAATGAAGCAGTAA
- a CDS encoding BON domain-containing protein, producing the protein MVNLFKNVIILVILTLAMHNTGIRADEAQVAENDAIITQKVEDALAADPDFNQLSITVETRDGVVHLDGFVGTPGQIDKAGEIAAGVEGVKSVRNTLISVQESLGEYIDDSVIIGRIMSSFVVEPSVSALNIKVNALNGLVQLSGFADSAEEASKAEEIAAGTKGVRLVRNNIIVKPEGEEGESVGEFIDDSAITAKIKGAFILDRTIRLLDIKVTTFKGVVQLSGFVNFRQEAQKAEETVTGVKGVKSVRNDIIIIGPPPK; encoded by the coding sequence ATGGTGAATCTTTTTAAGAATGTGATTATTCTTGTAATACTCACGTTGGCCATGCACAATACCGGTATTCGGGCTGATGAAGCGCAAGTGGCAGAAAATGATGCCATTATTACCCAAAAAGTAGAGGATGCGCTTGCTGCAGACCCGGATTTCAATCAGCTGAGTATTACCGTAGAGACAAGAGATGGTGTGGTGCACCTGGATGGTTTTGTTGGTACACCGGGGCAGATTGACAAGGCTGGTGAAATTGCAGCCGGGGTTGAAGGTGTCAAATCGGTCAGGAACACTCTCATTTCCGTCCAGGAGAGTCTTGGGGAATATATTGATGATTCAGTAATTATCGGGAGAATAATGAGTTCCTTCGTCGTAGAACCGTCTGTTAGCGCTTTAAATATCAAGGTAAACGCACTCAACGGGCTGGTGCAGCTCAGTGGCTTTGCAGATTCTGCGGAAGAAGCCAGCAAGGCTGAGGAAATAGCAGCCGGTACAAAAGGTGTCAGGTTAGTAAGAAACAACATTATCGTAAAACCGGAAGGAGAGGAAGGAGAAAGTGTGGGAGAATTCATTGACGATTCTGCTATTACTGCAAAGATAAAGGGCGCTTTTATCCTTGACCGTACCATCCGTCTTCTGGATATCAAGGTAACGACCTTTAAAGGTGTGGTGCAACTAAGCGGTTTTGTCAATTTCCGGCAGGAAGCCCAAAAGGCAGAGGAGACCGTAACAGGCGTGAAAGGGGTGAAATCAGTCCGTAATGATATTATTATCATAGGCCCTCCTCCAAAATAA
- a CDS encoding NAD(P)H-binding protein, translating into MKNTEDKPDNRILVIGATGFIGGRLVSELIKKNMKLKLLVRNPSKLSPALLKHELIEVVKGDILKNEGLHEAVQAVHSAFYLVHSMGGKSIFSNKEFAKMDKLAARNFVAAADAAGVKRVIYLGGLGETGKNLSEHLQSRAEIAEILSSGNMQATVLRAAVIIGAGGASYEMLRYLVERLPVMVCPKWINTKIQPIAVGDVIAYLTGCLLNPETAGKTFDIGGPDIMTYREMMQRYAEVKGLYRRLIFSVPVLTPRLAAYWVDLVTPVPSGIAHPLIEGLKNEVICHESSIDRYVHIRKTTFSEAVRIALEEAAKMKEAALP; encoded by the coding sequence ATGAAGAATACAGAGGATAAACCGGACAACAGGATATTGGTTATCGGGGCTACTGGTTTTATCGGAGGCAGGCTGGTTTCTGAACTGATTAAAAAAAATATGAAGCTGAAGCTCCTTGTCCGTAACCCGTCAAAACTGTCTCCCGCTCTTTTAAAACACGAACTCATTGAAGTGGTAAAAGGGGACATCCTGAAAAATGAAGGACTGCATGAGGCCGTTCAGGCAGTTCATTCGGCGTTTTACCTGGTACACTCGATGGGCGGGAAGAGTATTTTTTCCAACAAAGAATTTGCAAAAATGGATAAACTTGCTGCAAGGAACTTTGTTGCTGCAGCAGACGCAGCGGGCGTGAAAAGGGTTATTTATCTTGGCGGGCTTGGTGAGACGGGTAAAAATCTCTCTGAGCATCTGCAAAGCCGTGCCGAAATTGCAGAAATACTGTCTTCCGGTAACATGCAGGCAACGGTCTTGCGAGCGGCAGTTATTATTGGTGCAGGCGGTGCCTCCTATGAAATGCTGCGGTATCTTGTCGAACGCCTCCCCGTGATGGTGTGTCCCAAATGGATAAACACAAAAATTCAGCCTATTGCAGTTGGGGATGTTATTGCATATCTTACCGGATGCCTTTTGAATCCCGAAACTGCCGGCAAAACATTCGATATAGGCGGACCCGATATTATGACGTACCGCGAGATGATGCAGCGCTATGCCGAGGTGAAAGGGCTTTACCGGAGGCTGATTTTCAGCGTTCCTGTGTTAACACCCCGTTTGGCTGCATATTGGGTTGATCTTGTAACTCCTGTGCCTTCGGGTATTGCGCATCCGCTGATTGAGGGTTTGAAGAATGAAGTTATTTGCCATGAGAGCAGTATCGACCGCTATGTTCATATCAGGAAAACAACATTTTCCGAAGCGGTACGGATTGCCCTTGAAGAAGCAGCGAAAATGAAAGAAGCTGCCCTGCCCTGA